Proteins found in one Hippopotamus amphibius kiboko isolate mHipAmp2 chromosome 12, mHipAmp2.hap2, whole genome shotgun sequence genomic segment:
- the TAS2R9 gene encoding LOW QUALITY PROTEIN: taste receptor type 2 member 9 (The sequence of the model RefSeq protein was modified relative to this genomic sequence to represent the inferred CDS: inserted 5 bases in 4 codons; substituted 1 base at 1 genomic stop codon) has protein sequence MPSTMEALYMLLISGELTIGIGGNGFIVVVSCTGWLKKRDISLNDIILVSLATSRIYLLCVISXNSFIMILFPDTHARGELMSILDIFWAICNHSSVWFTSCLSVFYLLKIADISHPFFLWLKLKVNRVILGILXGSFLISLIISVSANNXFLDDFRVNNEENITWEFKVSKIPNAFKQIILNLGATIPFILCLISFALLLFSLIGHTKXMKLHATGSRDPSTEAHXRAIKAIILFLVLFIMYYPVFLIVTSSFLIPHGKLVVMFGGLIAVIFLSSHSFILTAGNSKLREAFLKVLGIVKGFHKRKHFVL, from the exons ATGCCAAGTACAATGGAGGCTCTATATATGCTCTTGATTAGTGGTGAATTGACTATAGGAATTGGGGGAAATGGATTCATTGTAGTGGTTAGCTGCACTGGCTGGCTCAAAAAGAGAGATATCTCCTTGAATGACATCATCCTGGTCAGCTTGGCCACCTCCAGAATCTATTTGCTGTGTGTGATAT TGAATAGCTTTATTATGATACTCTTTCCAGATACACATGCCCGTGGTGAGCTAATGAGCATTTTGGATATTTTCTGGGCAATTTGCAATCATTCAAGTGTCTGGTTTACTTCCTGCCTCAGCGTCTTCTATTTACTCAAGATAGCCGATATATCTCACCCGTTTTTCCTCTGGCTGAAGCTAAAGGTGAACAGGGTCATCCTTGGGATTC CTGGTTCCTTTCTCATCTCCTTAATTATCAGTGTTTCAGCAAATA GATTCCTGGATGACTTCAGGGtcaataatgaagaaaatataacttGGGAATTCAAAGTAAGTAAAATCCCAAATGCTTTCAAACAGATTATCCTGAACCTGGGGGCTACAATTCCCTTTATTCTTTGCTTGATCTCATTTGCCCTTTTACTTTTCTCCCTAATTGGACACACCAAGTAGATGAAACTTCATGCCACAGGATCCAGAGACCCTAGCACAGAGGCCCA GAGGGCCATAAAGGCAATAATCCTCTTTCTGGTCCTTTTCATCATGTACTATCCTGTTTTTCTCATAGTAACTTCTAGCTTTCTGATTCCTCATGGAAAATTAGTGGTGATGTTTGGTGGCCTAATAGCTGTCATTTTCCTATcaagccattcattcattctgacaGCAGGGAACAGCAAGCTGAGGGAGGCTTTTCTGAAGGTGCTGGGGATTGTGAAGGGTTTCCacaaaaggaaacattttgttCTGTAA
- the TAS2R8 gene encoding taste receptor type 2 member 8: MIIIIGESVIGVFVNGYIGLVIWIDWIKKKKILLIDYILTSLATSRICLLCVIAISGIIRALYPDVYENKKVKVLFNIFWTLTNYLSMWFATCLSVFYLFKIASFSHPLFRWLKWRISRVVCWSLLGSLAISLLIVLILVTLSNCDYNFLKTEKHKRNFTEVFHVSKIQYFDPLTLFNLLAIVPCTVSLISLFLLIMSLWRHTKQMKFNVTGCRDSSREAHLEAMKMVTLFLFLFFVYYLACLLATYSYLMKESRLVVMSGEIIAILYPLGHSLFLIIRNNKLRLAFVRMLKCGETA, encoded by the coding sequence ATGATCATAATAATTGGAGAATCCGTAATAGGAGTGTTTGTGAATGGATACATTGGACTAGTAATATGGATTGACTGGATTAAGAAGAAGAAGATCCTCCTAATTGACTACATCCTCACCAGTTTGGCTACCTCCAGAATTTGTCTGCTCTGTGTAATAGCAATAAGTGGCATCATACGGGCACTCTACCCAGATGTTtatgaaaataagaaagtaaaggTGCTCTTTAATATCTTCTGGACGCTTACCAACTACTTAAGTATGTGGTTTGCCACCTGCCTCAGTGTCTTCTATCTCTTCAAGATAGCCAGTTTCTCCCACCCACTGTTTCGCTGGCTGAAGTGGAGAATCAGCAGGGTGGTTTGCTGGAGCCTGCTGGGGTCCTTGGCCATTTCCTTGCTGATTGTCCTTATACTAGTGACATTATCAAACTGTGATTATAATTtccttaaaactgaaaaacataaaagaaacttCACTGAAGTATTCCATGTGAGTAAAATACAATACTTTGACCCGTTGACACTATTTAACCTGTTGGCAATTGTTCCATGTACTGTGTCATtgatctctcttttccttttaattatgtCCCTATGGAGACATACTAAACAAATGAAATTCAATGTTACAGGCTGTAGAGACTCCAGCAGAGAGGCTCACCTGGAGGCCATGAAAATGgtgactttgtttctttttctcttttttgtctacTACCTGGCCTGTCTTTTGGCAACATATAGCTACCTTATGAAAGAAAGCAGGTTAGTTGTGATGTCTGGAGAGATTATAGCAATTCTTTATCCCTTAGGTCACtcactttttttaattattagaaataaCAAGCTGAGGCTGGCATTTGTCAGGATGCTGAAATGTGGGGAAACAGCCTGA
- the TAS2R7 gene encoding taste receptor type 2 member 7 translates to MPGEVEGTLMLIAAGEFSLGILGNAFIGLVNCVDWIKHRKIASIDLILTSLAISRITLLCVILLDCFILVLYPDVYAAGKQMRIIDYFWTLTNHLSVWFATCLSIFYFLKIANFLHPTFLWMKWRIDSAIPVILLGCLALSVFISLPVIENLNDDFRRCVKTKLKTNLTLRCRVNKAQYASIKICVNLLTLFPFSVSLIAFLLLILSLWRHTRRMRLHATGCRDPSIKAHVGAMKAVISFLLLFIAYYLAYLVATSSYFMPETELAVMVGELIALIYPSSHSLILILENKKLRQASLRLLWKVKHILQRRNC, encoded by the coding sequence atgCCTGGTGAAGTGGAGGGCACCTTAATGCTCATAGCAGCTGGGGAATTTTCACTGGGGATCTTAGGGAATGCATTCATTGGACTGGTAAACTGCGTGGACTGGATCAAGCACAGGAAGATCGCCTCCAtcgatttaatcctcacaagtcTGGCCATATCCAGAATTACTCTATTATGTGTAATACTATTAGATTGTTTCATATTGGTGCTGTATCCAGATGTCTACGCTGCCGGTAAACAGATGAGAATCATTGACTACTTCTGGACACTAACCAACCATTTAAGTGTCTGGTTTGCCACCTGCCTCagcattttctatttcctcaaaaTAGCTAATTTCTTACATCCCACTTTCCTCTGGATGAAGTGGAGAATTGACAGTGCAATTCCTGTGATCCTGCTGGGGTGCTTGGCCCTCTCTGTGTTCATCAGCCTTCCTGTCATTGAGAATTTGAATGATGATTTTAGGCGTTGTGTGAAGACGAAGTTGAAAACAAACTTAACTTTGAGATGCAGAGTAAATAAAGCTCAGTATGCTTCCATCAAGATATGTGTCAACCTGTTGACACTATTCCCCTTTTCTGTGTCCCTGATCGCATTTCTCCTCTTGATTCTCTCCCTGTGGAGACACACCAGGCGAATGCGGCTCCATGCCACAGGGTGCAGAGACCCCAGCATCAAAGCCCACGTAGGAGCCATGAAGGCGGtcatctccttcctcctcctcttcattgcCTACTACTTGGCCTACCTTGTAGCCACCTCCAGCTACTTTATGCCAGAGACTGAATTAGCTGTGATGGTTGGTGAGTTGATAGCTCTAATCTATCCCTCAAGCCATTCACTTATCCTGATTCTAGAGAACAAGAAATTAAGACAAGCCTCTCTAAGGTTGCTATGGAAAGTAAAGCATATCCTACAAAGAAGGAATTGCTAA